In Bradyrhizobium sp. WBOS07, the genomic window GCGCCGCTCCAGATCAGGGGCGGCAAGATTGCGGTCCCTGATAGCCCGGGCCTGGGTATCGAAATCGACAGGGCCGCCATCGATGCCGCGCATGAGCTCTACAAGCAGCATGGACTTGGCACCCGGGATGACGCTATTGCCATGCAGGACCTGATCCCCGGCGGGACCTTCGACGACAAGCGTCCCTGCTTTGTACGGTAAGAAACTCTGGAGGAAACGATGACTGCGATCCTGAAGAACTTCATCGGCGGCGAATGGGTCGACGGCTCCGGCGTCACCCGGAACATCAACCCTTCCAACACCAACGACGTCGTCGGCGAATACGCCAAGGCCGACAAGGCGCAGACCGAGAAGGCGATCGCCGCCGCCAAGGCCGCCTTCCCCGCCTGGTCGCAATCGACCCCGCAGGCGCGTTTCGACGCGCTCAACAAGATTTCCCTCGAAATCCTCGCCCGCAAGGAAGAGCTCGGCCGCCTGCTCGCGCGCGAGGAAGGCAAGACCCTGCCGGAAGGTATCGGCGAGGTCGCCCGTGCCGGCCAGATCTTCGCGTTCTTCGCCGGTGAAGCGCTGCGCCTGATCGGCGAGAAGGGCGCCTCCGTGCGTCCCGGCCTCGACGTCGAGCTCACGCGCGAGCCGGTCGGCGTCGTCGGCATGATCACGCCCTGGAATTTCCCGATCGCGATTCCGGCCTGGAAGATCGCGCCCGCGCTCTGCTACGGCAATACCGTGGTGTTCAAGCCGGCTGAGCTGGTGCCGGGCTGCGCGCATGCGCTCTCCGAGATTATTGCCAAGTCCGGCATTCCGGCCGGCGTCTTCAACCTCGTGGTCGGCTCCGGCTCGGTGGTCGGCCAGACCCTGCTCGAGCATCCGGACGTCGCCGCGATCTCCTTCACCGGCTCGGTGCAGACGGGACGCAAGATCGCGCAGGCCTGCGTGCTCTCGACCCCGATGAAGAAATTCCAGCTCGAGATGGGCGGCAAGAATCCGCTGGTCGTGCTCGACGACGCCGACCTCAAGACTGCCGTCGAGGTCGCCGTCAACGGCTCCTATTTCTCGACCGGCCAGCGCTGCACCGCCTCCTCCCGCCTGATCGTCACCGAAGGCATCCACGACCGCTTCGTCGCGGCGATGGCCGAGCGCCTGAACAGCCTGTCCGTCGACGACGCGCTCAAGGCCGGCGTGCATATCGGCCCGGTGGTCGACCAGAGCCAGCTCGACCAGGACCTGCGCTACATCAAGATCGGCCAGGACGAGGGCGCCAAGCTCGCCTTCGGCGGCGAGCTGCTCAAGCGCGAGACGCCCGGCCATTACCTGCAGCCGGCGCTGTTCACCGAAGCCAACAACAACATGCGCATCGCGCGCGAGGAAATCTTCGGCCCCGTCGCTGCCGTCATCCGCGCCAAGAACTACGACGAGGCGCTGGCGATCTCCAACGACACCGAGTTCGGCCTCGCCTCCGGCATCTGCACCACCAGCCTGAAATACGCCTCGCACTACAAGCGCAACAGCGATGCCGGCATGGTGATGGTCAATCTGCCGACTGCCGGCGTCGACTATCACGTGCCGTTCGGCGGCCGGAAAGGCTCGAGCTACGGCGCCCGCGAACAGGGCTCCTACGCGCGCGAGTTCTACACGACGGTGAAGACGGCCTATACGTTCCCGGGCTGATCGGCTGACTACGTAGGGTGGGTTAGCGCAGCGTAACCCACCTCTTCTTTTTCTGCGGACCGAGACATTGGTGGGTTACGCTGCGCTAACCCACCCTACAAATCCCGGAGTCCTCCATGGACCAGGACGTCGCAGCGAAAGAGCAGCCCCGCTACATCAAGCTCAACGAGCGCGACAATGTCGCGATCGTGGTCAATGATTTCGGGCTTCCCGCGGGCTCCCGCTTCGCCAGCGGACTGACGCTGCGCGCCTTCGTGCCGCAGGGACACAAGACGGCGCTGGTCGACATCGCGCAGGACCAGCCGATCATCCGCTATGGCGAGATCATCGGCTACGCGCTGTCGCCGATCCTCGCCGGCGAATGGGTGGACGAGGCGCGCATCCGCATGCCGGAGGCCCCAGACCTCGACAAGCTCGAGATCTCCACCGCCGTCCCCGCGCCGCTGCCGCCGCTCGAAGGCTTCACCTTCGAGGGCTATCGCAATCCCGACGGCTCGGTCGGCACCAGGAACATCCTCGGCATTTCCTCCTCCGTGCAATGCGTCAAGGGCACGATGGAATATGCGGTCAAGCGCATCCGCGCCGAGCTGCTGCCGAAATACCCCAATGTCGATGACGTCGTGCCGCTCACCCATGCCTATGGCTGCGGCGTCGCCATCAATGCGCCCGACGCGGTGGTGCCGATCCGCACCTTGCAGAACCTCGCGCTCAACCCGAATTTCGGCGGCGAGATCCTCGTCGTCGGCCTCGGCTGCGAGAAGCTTGCGCCCGAGCGGCTGGTGCCGGAGGGCGTCAGCGACGCCATCGTGCGCATGCAGGACGAAGCCTTTGACGGCTTTGGCGCGATCGTCGATGCCATCATGACCCAGGCGGAAGCGCGGCTGAAGGTGCTCAACACCCGCAAGCGCGAGACCTGCCCGGCCTCCGATCTCGTCATCGGACTGCAATGCGGCGGCAGCGACGCCTTCTCCGGCGTCACCGCCAATCCCGCCGTCGGCTTCGCCGCGGACCTGCTGGTGCGCTCCGGCGCGACCGTGATGTTTTCCGAGGTCACCGAGGTGCGCGACGCCATCCAGTTGCTCACGCGGCGCGCCATCAATGAGGATGTCGGCCGCGCGCTGGTGCGCGAGATGGC contains:
- a CDS encoding aldehyde dehydrogenase family protein, with product MTAILKNFIGGEWVDGSGVTRNINPSNTNDVVGEYAKADKAQTEKAIAAAKAAFPAWSQSTPQARFDALNKISLEILARKEELGRLLAREEGKTLPEGIGEVARAGQIFAFFAGEALRLIGEKGASVRPGLDVELTREPVGVVGMITPWNFPIAIPAWKIAPALCYGNTVVFKPAELVPGCAHALSEIIAKSGIPAGVFNLVVGSGSVVGQTLLEHPDVAAISFTGSVQTGRKIAQACVLSTPMKKFQLEMGGKNPLVVLDDADLKTAVEVAVNGSYFSTGQRCTASSRLIVTEGIHDRFVAAMAERLNSLSVDDALKAGVHIGPVVDQSQLDQDLRYIKIGQDEGAKLAFGGELLKRETPGHYLQPALFTEANNNMRIAREEIFGPVAAVIRAKNYDEALAISNDTEFGLASGICTTSLKYASHYKRNSDAGMVMVNLPTAGVDYHVPFGGRKGSSYGAREQGSYAREFYTTVKTAYTFPG
- the garD gene encoding galactarate dehydratase, giving the protein MDQDVAAKEQPRYIKLNERDNVAIVVNDFGLPAGSRFASGLTLRAFVPQGHKTALVDIAQDQPIIRYGEIIGYALSPILAGEWVDEARIRMPEAPDLDKLEISTAVPAPLPPLEGFTFEGYRNPDGSVGTRNILGISSSVQCVKGTMEYAVKRIRAELLPKYPNVDDVVPLTHAYGCGVAINAPDAVVPIRTLQNLALNPNFGGEILVVGLGCEKLAPERLVPEGVSDAIVRMQDEAFDGFGAIVDAIMTQAEARLKVLNTRKRETCPASDLVIGLQCGGSDAFSGVTANPAVGFAADLLVRSGATVMFSEVTEVRDAIQLLTRRAINEDVGRALVREMAWYDSYLARGGADRSANTTPGNKKGGLANIVEKSLGSIVKSGSSAITGVLSPGEKATQKGMLFAATPASDFICGTLQLASGMTLQVFTTGRGTPYGLAAAPVIKVATRSELARRWKDLIDFDAGSIATGEKTIEQCGWDLFRLILDVASGRTKPWSDRWGIHNDLTLFNPAPVT